ttaaaaaatactagcCATGATCAGGGTTAACAGGTGAACATTCCATTAATTctttatatacttttaaaaactaGGAACACATAAATTACTTggaattgcattttttttttttgctatgtatgcttcaaaacatcctcagcaaactaTTATAGAAGATGAAGGAAGCCGGGCAcgctggcacatgcctgtaattacaATGGCTCAGGATGCTAAGACAGGAGaattccgagttcaaagccagtttcagcaatggtgaggtgctaaccaACTCAGTGACAGACCCTctctgataaaatacaaaatatgactggagatgtagctcagtggtcaagtatcctgagttcaattcctgatacaaaaaagaaaaaaagaccacAAAAGAGTAAACTCACTTTAAACTGTTGGAACACCAGTGGCACTGTTAACTGCTTTCTGGGCAGCCTCTTTAGCTTGGTGGGCTTGTAGTACAGCTACAGCTTCATCAACCTAATGAAAGAGCCAAACAACAAAACGGTTCTGGAAAGgagtcaaatgaaaataaaagttctAAAAGACAAACTCTTATCCTCAGATGATAATTGGAAAGAACTGATATAAGCAGCAGTTGTTAAGGATGCTGGAGCTAAACTGAATGCCATCTACTAGTGGAGTGAACACTGAGCCCAACATTCAACTTCTCTTCTTGTTTCCCTATTTACAAAACAAGGATAGATGCCTAGTACCAGGGTGGCTGTCACTATTGTAAGGATTTAAAATACTTATAAAGCTCCTATGTCAGTGCATAGCTTGAATAAAGCACTATGTAAATGTTCTATAGATATAAGTTCCTATAAAAAGCCCTGAAGGATAAGAGGTAACAAGACATATGATAAATTACCTTAGAACGGAGAGACTCTGGAGACTCAAGCATATGAAGAAGTTCTGAATTATCAATCTCCAATAACATGCCAGTGATTTTACCAGCAAGAGTAGGGTGCATGGCTTGAATAAGAGGAAACAGCCGTTCACCTAGGAACGAAAACATTCAAAAGCTCCCTTCAATCAAAAAATTTAAAGACCCCATATTAAACTGTTGTTTAGgacttttatttttgtatatagtATATTATGCTAACCCAGaacccatcatttcattctttcaCCAGGAAGAACAAGATCGACCACAAAGCAGTAATTCTTCTTGGTATCAGTCTGTCACAAGTGATGTTACTTATTCAGCTGTTAAATCTGTGCCCAAAATAAGTCAAAAGTTGTCTTCATATCAGGTTCAAATTCCTTCTTCCAAAAATGGGAGTGGGATCCAAGTTAATTCCCTGTTGCCTTATCCATTATCAACAACATACCTGCCCTAGGCATTTCTGAGTTCAGAGTGTTTAAGTGAACTTTTAACTTTTCTAGTCTTTGTTATCAACAAGGTGGATCAAAGATACTTACCCAACATTTGCTTTTGCTCTTGAGGGGGGGCAGATGCCAACATGGAAGCAgtcaaaggttcctgaccttgTACATGAACAGCAGGCTAGACACAAAATAGGAAAACTTCTAAGCACAGTAATAGTAGCACATACAAACAGTCACCAAGAGGTAATCACTGCAGTGATACAGACTGCCGTTTAAACATAATTGAGAAAAACTGAATGAGAACgtataaaaattagaaatatagGCTAAGATAGCTAGTAACATGTACGAGCTCAGATATGCACTCTCAAATTTAATAAAACCCCATCTTTTATACTTAGTATTTCTTGGATTCGTTCATTCTGTTAACTTGTTTGATCACATGGTTAGAGAAAAGATCAAATCCAAAAGATCAAATTACTTCTTCCTTAACAACTATGCCAACGAAATTCTTAAACCACACAAGTAATTCAGGATGAGGATTCCGGGTACTTGTCTAATTTCTCAGTAGAAGACACAACATTTTTCATTCAATCATTAATTAATAATTAGCAAGATGTTCCTGATAGCTAAGTTTTCATATATCATACTGTTGCCTTCACATCTTTACATTGAtcaaggactgtcaatttaataaaaGAATTATCAAAATCCACACCTGTTGCATGGTAACTTGTGGCTGTGCATTAAGATGTTGCTGAGGATTGCGGACTCCCGCAGCATATTTATACTGTGGAACGGTGCGGACAGCAGGGGtagctgcagcagcagcagctgcaggACGTGGACCCATTGTCTGTGTTGATGtgttagctttaaaaaaaaaaaaaaaaaaattattccccCCCATTTTTTACCATGTTATTTCAAATTAGAGAGCAATTCTTTACAGAAAGGGTTAAGACTCACCAACACGCTGTGTTGACATGACTCGTGGAACTTGTGAAGAAGCTGGTCTCATAGTACTAAATGGTGGTCTAGGAGCGGCTGGGCGGATAGCACCGGGCATATTTTGGAATGCTGAATTTAAAGATACGAACATATATTAACTGGGAAACCTCAATGAATGAATGGGTTATGCTGCTTTAGAGTTAAGTTTGCACAAAAGGCTGAAAGTGGTCCATTTTTTAAAAGCTGAGTTTCAAAATTGTTCTCCTAGACTTTTTAGATTAGTGTAAATTATAACACTAATTCATACAATGACAAGTACTTATTAatctaagatatgaaaacattttacCTTGATTCCACAGAGGAAAACTTAAAGGACAGGACCCTGATGCTTAGATTAGATGACTACCTAACCAAataaaagatttgttcccaaaatATTCATAAAGGAAAACAGTAGACATTACTGTCTCACTGAGACAGGAATGATACAGcatttttataaaacaaacaaaaaagctatAACATCAAAAAACGAACACCTGTAACCATAAGTTATGAACAGCAATAATATACCATGGAAACAGAAGGCTAATTTGATTTGCTTCATGTATATTTTTAATCAAATTCCCAATCTTAATTAAAATGCTTACGATGAGGTCTGGCACCCTGAGCAGTCCAGCGAGGACTTGGTCTTAGTTGAGCAATTTGGCTAGGAGGATAGTATGCAGCACGGTTCTGAGTCTgcaaaaacaagcaaataaatgtatgtattaattttatgaaaaaaaaatgcaatatcCGTTTTCAAACACACAGCCCTCACACTCTATTAGCATTTTTCCAATTCAATCATAATCCACAGTAGGTTTTATTATTTTGGAAGACAAACATATTAAGCAATGTTCAAACATGAAAAACCTACCTGTGGGATAGCTGCCATGAAGTAACCTGAAGGAGGTGCTGGCTGGTAGGGGTTGATTACAGGGTTGGGCACAGCTCGTACACTTGCCATTCTCTGCATATACTGGTTAGTGAGGTGAGCCTGGCGCTCTTCTTTGCGCTGAGCTAAAGCTACATATAGTGGCTTGGTGGCCACAATTCTACCATTCATTTCTGTAACTGCTTTTGTGGCTTCTTCTGGGGAGGAGAAACATACAAAACCAAACCCTTTGCTGCGACCACCCTCCATCATaacctattaaaaaataaataaaaaataaagttaatgtAATAGTAGAATGAAGTAGAAAAAAGTACTACCAATTAAGAATCAATTTTAATCAATGAATCATGTATCTAAATTCTGTTAAGGCTGTAATCCTATTAATCCCTTGAGTTCATTAATTAATTCTTGCTCAATATCCAAATACTACACATATACATTTTCCTAGCCAAGCAAGAAAACTGGAAGAAAAAGAGAGGCACAGCAGTAACTTTTTGAGACTTCAGATGTTTAATATTAATTCCAAGATTATTTATTGAATAGTAGTGATAATGTGAGAGAAAATacttacaaaataaaacaaaggactAACACAAAATGTTCTCTTAAAAAATACATCTAACCTAATATAGAATAATGCAAAGGCAAAACTAGTGAACACGTAAAAGCACACCtcattaaataaaaaaacaatgtGAGAAGATGAGATCCCACTTTCTACTCAATTGAAAATTCTGTCAAGAAACAAGACCAGTGCAAATTTGTTTAGCCTTTTTGGCATAAATTGGCTGTctcaattttaaatattcatgcCATATAAATAGCAATTCCAACTCTATAAACTTAGATGTAAGAATGTTCATTAGAGCAATGGTTCTAATAGTAGAAACATGAAAAACCACCTACATGTTTATCCAAACAAGTAACAATAAAATATACAGATTTTTCCATACtgttcagacttttttttttttatgtataaaCAGTTTTTAGATAAAGGAGTCATACTACACGATTTGTCTTTTCATATAATGATAGATGTTGATTTGTATTTAAGGTATTTTTTTCACCTTTATTGCTAAAAGCCAGGTACGGAATTTCCAATATGGAAATCATAAGAGATTCTTTTGCAGACTGAATATGGGGAATAGAgggcttttctttcttattttaccctttTATTCTGCTTggttaaaacttttttttctagtaagcaTTATCAAATGATCTGTTCCAGAATAAAATTCTTACAACCTTTCACCTCCCTGCAAAGTGAGAGTATAatccacaaaggacttaaaacatgCATGCTTTACATAATCAAAAGAAACTGATACACAATAttcaatttaaatttaaactttcaGGAACCATACTAAGGAAGACACTCAGGAATATATTCTATCGTATTCAGAGTATTACCAGAAAAGCACAGGCTGAACCATAAAACAAACATGGCACatgcattttttatttgtatgcatCCACTTCACCTCTTAAAATAAAATCACTTTGTCAATGGGGTTGTGGGGAAAAACTGAGTAAGAAAGACTGCCATGGGGTGAGTAAAAATTTTCCTGTGCCCAGCAAAGGTACAtacacaaaaaaactttccatagATAGAGCAGTTCTTGGACATTGAACTTGACACAGGggataaaataatttcaagacCCCAGAGATCCCCAAGTCTCCCATGTTCCAGGCACTTAGTATTCTTTACTTCTAAGAAAACAAATACTTCCTACTCTGACTCTAGCTTCTACTTTGGGGAATATTTTATCCAACTATAAGTTAAAAACTGTAATAGAAAATAGATAAAAACATGTAGAAGTgaaatttttaaatcaaaatttcagagtTTGAACTAGACTACTACTATTGTTTCATAATCTCTAATTTCAGGTAAAAGGAAATATGATCGCTATCTTCACTGCTTGGGGTTTGACTACTCAGACTGACTCatgtgaatgaaaatatcagaacAGTAAAAAACATAACTTTCACCTTTGCACTAGTGATTGTACCAAATGGAGAAAACTCTTTCCGAAGACGTTCATCATCAATACCATCATCAAGGTTTTTCACATAAAGATTAACACCCTAAAAAGAAGGGAGCgaaagaaaaactgaagaaaaattttaaaaacccacCACAAGGGTACCTAAGCACACCTCCTATTCCTTTATCCCATTTCTTCTTTCCCCTCTCAAACCCTCAGTTACCTGGAAGTAACTGAAATGAACGTAAAATAGGTTTCCTCGTCCCTGTCTTATTTTGCTTGTTCAATTAAAAATGAACCTGGTATCTGGTGATCCTATCTTGCTTCATCTGTTCAAATTTGCGCTTTAGTTCCGTCTGCCGTTCCACTTTTTTCTGAGCTCGACCAACATAAATTTGTTTTCCGTTGAGCTCCTTTCCATTCATTTCATCCACAGCCTTATAGGAATCATAAacatttaaattaataatttGTAATATAAAAGCTCATTCTTAACAAGTAGAATTTGTTAGATTACTAAGTTAAAGACAACCATCCCCAATCTTGAGGTTTGAGGACAATATAGGTTCCCAATTAATATTCTTGAACTCATGCATATATGCAAACCGAGTACAAGAATATGAAAATAGCCATTGGTACATGCACATAAActtccaacaaaaaattaactCTATGCCCCCCCCTCTTACTTTAAGGGTACAGGAAGACCACACTAcatttaattattatatttaagtCTTACTTTCTGTGCATCTTCATGCCTTTCAAAGCTTACAAATCCAAATCCTTTGGATTTTCCACTTTCATCAGTCATTACTTTCACACTTAAGGCAGgtcctaaaaaatttttttaataattcaaaGATATTCCACACAaaatgttcatatatttcacatcGAAACAGACAAAAACAATGGCATCGGGGAAAAGGggataaaataatttcaagacCCCAGAGATCCCTAAGTCTCCCATGTTCCAGGCACTTGGTGTTCTTTACTTCTAAGAAAACAAATACTTCCTACTCTGACTCTAGCTTCTACTTTGGGGAATATTTTATCCAACTATAAGTTAAAAACTGTAATAGAGTTTCCGGTTTTAGCTAATAATTTTACATTTCAGAGAGAACTAGGAACTCCTGACCCATCTGCTTTTCAATAGGGAGTGGAAGGAGAGAACACAAGGCTGGACCCTCTGGTAAAAAATAACAATTATCTGGAGGAAGAGTCATATCGCTAAAGACACATGCTTCTTTTCCTCACCTTTTTCAAGTGGAAAATATTTAAGTGAGATGGGTGGTTATCTCAGTCAAGTAGAGGAAGAAAAAGGTTAAAAATTACATTAGATTATAGAGAATCTAGAAGATATACAGG
This genomic interval from Callospermophilus lateralis isolate mCalLat2 chromosome 16, mCalLat2.hap1, whole genome shotgun sequence contains the following:
- the Pabpc1 gene encoding polyadenylate-binding protein 1 isoform X1, with amino-acid sequence MNPSAPSYPMASLYVGDLHPDVTEAMLYEKFSPAGPILSIRVCRDMITRRSLGYAYVNFQQPADAERALDTMNFDVIKGKPVRIMWSQRDPSLRKSGVGNIFIKNLDKSIDNKALYDTFSAFGNILSCKVVCDENGSKGYGFVHFETQEAAERAIEKMNGMLLNDRKVFVGRFKSRKEREAELGARAKEFTNVYIKNFGEDMDDERLKDLFGKFGPALSVKVMTDESGKSKGFGFVSFERHEDAQKAVDEMNGKELNGKQIYVGRAQKKVERQTELKRKFEQMKQDRITRYQGVNLYVKNLDDGIDDERLRKEFSPFGTITSAKVMMEGGRSKGFGFVCFSSPEEATKAVTEMNGRIVATKPLYVALAQRKEERQAHLTNQYMQRMASVRAVPNPVINPYQPAPPSGYFMAAIPQTQNRAAYYPPSQIAQLRPSPRWTAQGARPHPFQNMPGAIRPAAPRPPFSTMRPASSQVPRVMSTQRVANTSTQTMGPRPAAAAAAATPAVRTVPQYKYAAGVRNPQQHLNAQPQVTMQQPAVHVQGQEPLTASMLASAPPQEQKQMLGERLFPLIQAMHPTLAGKITGMLLEIDNSELLHMLESPESLRSKVDEAVAVLQAHQAKEAAQKAVNSATGVPTV
- the Pabpc1 gene encoding polyadenylate-binding protein 1 isoform X2, producing MNPSAPSYPMASLYVGDLHPDVTEAMLYEKFSPAGPILSIRVCRDMITRRSLGYAYVNFQQPADAERALDTMNFDVIKGKPVRIMWSQRDPSLRKSGVGNIFIKNLDKSIDNKALYDTFSAFGNILSCKVVCDENGSKGYGFVHFETQEAAERAIEKMNGMLLNDRKVFVGRFKSRKEREAELGARAKEFTNVYIKNFGEDMDDERLKDLFGPALSVKVMTDESGKSKGFGFVSFERHEDAQKAVDEMNGKELNGKQIYVGRAQKKVERQTELKRKFEQMKQDRITRYQGVNLYVKNLDDGIDDERLRKEFSPFGTITSAKVMMEGGRSKGFGFVCFSSPEEATKAVTEMNGRIVATKPLYVALAQRKEERQAHLTNQYMQRMASVRAVPNPVINPYQPAPPSGYFMAAIPQTQNRAAYYPPSQIAQLRPSPRWTAQGARPHPFQNMPGAIRPAAPRPPFSTMRPASSQVPRVMSTQRVANTSTQTMGPRPAAAAAAATPAVRTVPQYKYAAGVRNPQQHLNAQPQVTMQQPAVHVQGQEPLTASMLASAPPQEQKQMLGERLFPLIQAMHPTLAGKITGMLLEIDNSELLHMLESPESLRSKVDEAVAVLQAHQAKEAAQKAVNSATGVPTV